The following proteins are co-located in the Haliotis asinina isolate JCU_RB_2024 chromosome 13, JCU_Hal_asi_v2, whole genome shotgun sequence genome:
- the LOC137259436 gene encoding P2X purinoceptor 7-like, producing the protein MQEFAASLDVSELKTIVTELLVRDQGAFEDYCLGYRPRDPPRQPQPGDQPTWCRCGNCRPMPSAQENKCCWQTGSSKCAVDGPNFFTVISPAVLDIAMAHYNDFFVHDQERNNAAYRHQAYRQFTLQRFGRLGQGNRRVVPSCVVLAIRRRYPDPTGIYTGYKEM; encoded by the exons atgcag GAATTTGCTGCGTCTTTAGATGTTTCCGAGCTTAAGACTATAGTAACAGAATTGCTGGTTCGAGATCAGGGGGCGTTTGAAGACTACTGCTTGGGTTACAGACCGCGTGATCCCCCAAGACAGCCACAGCCTGGCGACCAACCAACATGGTGTAGGTGTGGGAACTGCAGGCCCATGCCATCAGCACAAGAAAATAAGTGCTGCTGGCAGACTGGCTCTTCCAAGTGTGCAGTCGATGGCCCAAATTTTTTTACTGTCATCTCACCAGCAGTCCTAGACATTGCCATGGCACATTATAATGACTTCTTTGTCCATGACCAAGAAAGGAACAATGCAGCATACAGACACCAGGCATACAGACAATTTACTCTCCAAAGATTTGGCCGGCTGGGTCAGGGAAACCGGCGAGTGGTGCCATCATGTGTTGTCCTAGCAATACGTAGGAGGTACCCAGATCCTACAGGTATCTACACAGGTTACAAagaaatgtaa
- the LOC137259437 gene encoding uncharacterized protein, translated as MGRPRITESANKRRIQEEGKRRNQSRICLGVHFDRFNSLRENTGSSKSDVIKHLLDIHDQFCDCSNVQAKEDTDDREATWSISTSGTPPLPVTPGPDFSTPVCGHVDTPGTSRFDASVIASDYCNSLSPLAASLLHSPGVPDQAPCEMSQSSFSKGQREFVDENETGEDYDPNVSDTRATFGDNFEMSTVEEDLLNMPLPDDDDDDDVEEDETSEPLLDLISSPKYICYLDPIMDLVKQKAGDTCTRQDPWYSFSD; from the exons ATGGGTCGACCACGTATTACCGAATCAGCGAACAAACGAAGAATACAGGAGGAAGGAAAGAGGAGGAATCAGTCTCGAATCTGCTTAGGAGTTCACTTTGACCGATTCAACAGCTTGAGGGAAAACACTGGATCAAGCAAGAGCGATGTCATCAAGCATCTGCTTGATATTCACGACCAATTCTGCGATTGCAGCAA TGTTCAAGCGAAGGAGGATACCGATGATCGTGAAGCGACTTGGTCCATCTCAACATCGGGAACTCCGCCGCTTCCTGTGACGCCTGGACCTGATTTCAGTACTCCAGTTTGTGGTCACGTTGATACTCCAGGAACATCTCGATTTG ATGCCAGTGTGATTGCCAGTGACTATTGTAACAGTTTGTCACCCTTGGCAGCAAGTTTGCTCCATTCTCCCGGAGTCCCAGACCAGGCACCTTGTGAAATGTCACAATCAAG CTTCAGCAAAGGACAAAGAGAATTTGTGGATGAGAATGAAACTGGTGAAGATTATGACCCAAATGTCAGTGATACAAG GGCTACATTTGGAGATAACTTCGAGATGTCAACAGTTGAAGAAGATCTTCTCAATATGCCACTGccagatgatgacgatgatgacgatgttgAGGAGGATGAAACTTCAGAGCCACTACTTGACCTCATCTCCTCACCAAAGTATATTTGTTACCTGGATCCCATCATGGATTTAGTAAAACAGAAAGCTGGTGACACTTGTACAAG ACAAGACCCATGGTACAGCTTTAGTGATTAG
- the LOC137259438 gene encoding serine/threonine-protein phosphatase 6 regulatory ankyrin repeat subunit A-like — MIAAVAGHRALLELLVEKGANLTLLDDEDNNILHVACMEGNLGIVKYIHSQKIIDIESRGRTGTTPLMSAAMFGKKDVFSFLMKIGADISKEDDDGENILHVSCQGGNVDIVKYVLKHNVLYINSTDDKGTAPLLLAAGYGNKLVFHFLIERGADTFTKDSTNRNVLHWACRGGSVKIVNYIITQNIVDINGSDENNMTPLLLAAYHGKIDVFRLLIEKGANTLAVNQKSRNSLHLSCIGGHVETVKYVLNQTSVDLNSKDCEKMTPVLLAAYHGKRELFDVLVKNGADLSVIDEDGDNILHWACRGGNVNIVTYILMRNIVDINCKGDEEMTPVLIAADHGKKEAFDILVKRGGDLSVIDEDGDNILHLACRGGHVKIVNYILMQNIVDINAKNSGGETPVMLAANSGEREVFDILVRKGADLSVIDNNDDNILHSACGGGNPKIVTYILMQNIVDINCKGDEEMTPVLIAAYYAKHEAFDILVKKEADLSVTDGDGDNILHLACRGGHVKIVNYILMQNIVDINAKNSGGETPVMLAAWCAKGEVFDGLVRKGADLSVIDEDGDNILHWACRGGNVKIVNYILMRNSVNINRKGRGGLTPVMLAAWRAKRKVFDSLVKKSADLSGFGNCGKNILHLACEGTNVEIVKRILRLHIVDINCRFNEMTPLLLAVKYQPRNVFQLLLESGADPSLVNRDGDNALHLACMRGDEEIVKQVLKLHSLNINCRGSKGRTPLLLAAEYDSYNVFELLMESGADPSAVNRNGDNILHVACKGDREEIVKHVLKLHTLDINCRGDKGKTPLLVSVEYSTYGVFKLLLEGGANLSAVDNDGNSILHFASMGENQEIVKHILKLHVVDINCRGSKGMTPLLLAARQSTFGVFELLLDSGADPSVVNSDGDNVLHLACVQGDEDIVKYVLSRCMVDLTTRNNQGFDATEIARERDFLSITKLLLQY; from the coding sequence ATGATAGCGGCAGTAGCAGGACACAGGGCATTGCTGGAATTACTTGTGGAGAAAGGGGCAAATTTGACCCTATTAGACGATGAGGATAACAATATCTTACACGTCGCCTGTATGGAGGGAAATCTGGGGATAGTGAAGTACATCCACTCGCAGAAAATCATAGACATTGAAAGTAGGGGAAGAACCGGGACAACACCTTTGATGTCAGCAGCGATGTTTGGGAAGAAGGACGTGTTTTCTTTCCTTATGAAAATAGGAGCTGATATATCAAAagaggatgatgatggtgaaaatatccttcatGTATCCTGTCAGGGAGGAAATGTAGATATAGTGAAATATGTCCTAAAGCAtaatgttctgtatataaacaGTACAGATGACAAGGGCACTGCACCATTGTTGTTGGCAGCTGGTTATGGGAACAAACTTGTGTTTCACTTTCTGATAGAGAGAGGAGCTGACACCTTCACAAAGGATAGTACAAACAGAAATGTTCTTCATTGGGCCTGTCGAGGAGGAAGTGTGAAGATTGTGAACTATATCATCACAcaaaacattgttgacattAATGGCAGCGATGAAAATAACATGACACCATTGTTGTTAGCCGCATATCATGGGAAAATAGATGTGTTTCGGTTATTGATAGAAAAAGGTGCTAATACTTTAGCAGTGAATCAGAAAAGTAGAAACAGTCTCCATCTTTCCTGcattggaggacatgtggaaACAGTGAAGTATGTTCTGAACCAAACCAGTGTGGACTTAAATAGTAAAGATTGTGAAAAAATGACTCCAGTTCTACTTGCAGCATATCATGGGAAAAGAGAACTATTTGATGTTCTTGTCAAAAACggagctgatctgtcagtaattgacgaggatggtgacaacatccttcattggGCTTGTCGAGGAGGAAATGTTAATATAGTGACTTATATCCTGATGCGaaacattgtggatataaaTTGCAAAGGGGATGAAGAAATGACACCAGTACTGATTGCGGCAGATCATGGAAAAAAAGAAGCATTTGATATTCTCGTGAAAAGAGGAGGTGATCTGTCAGTAATTGACGAGGATGgagacaatatccttcatttggCTTGTCGAGGAGGACATGTTAAGATAGTCAATTATATCCTGATGcaaaacattgtggatataaaTGCAAAAAACAGTGGTGGAGAGACACCAGTGATGCTTGCAGCAAATAGTGGGGAAAGAGAAGTATTTGACATTCTGGTGAGGaaaggagctgatctgtcagtaattgacaataatgatgacaatatccttcattcggCTTGTGGAGGAGGAAATCCTAAGATAGTGACTTATATCCTGATGcaaaacattgtggatataaaTTGTAAAGGGGATGAAGAAATGACACCAGTACTGATTGCGGCATATTATGCAAAACACGAAGCATTTGATATTCTCGTGAAAAAAGAAGCTGATCTGTCAGTAACTGACGGAGATGgagacaatatccttcatttggCTTGTCGAGGAGGACATGTTAAGATAGTCAATTATATCCTGATGcaaaacattgtggatataaaTGCAAAAAACAGTGGTGGAGAGACACCAGTGATGCTTGCAGCATGGTGTGCGAAAGGAGAAGTATTTGATGGTCTGGTGAGGaaaggagctgatctgtcagtaattgacgaggatggtgacaacatccttcattggGCTTGTCGAGGAGGAAATGTTAAGATAGTGAATTATATCCTGATGCGAAACAGTGTGAATATAAATAGAAAAGGCCGTGGTGGATTGACACCAGTGATGCTGGCAGCATGGCGTGCGAAAAGAAAAGTATTTGATAGTCTGGTGAAAAAAAGTGCTGACCTGTCAGGATTTGGAAATTGTGGTAAGAACATCCTTCATTTGGCCTGTGAGGGAACAAATGTGGAGATAGTCAAGCGTATCCTCAGGTTACACATTGTGGATATAAACTGTAGATTTAATGAGATGACACCACTACTGTTAGCAGTAAAATATCAGCCACGCAATGTGTTTCAGTTGCTACTGGAAAGCGGAGCAGATCCTTCTTTAGTAAATAGAGATGGTGACAACGCCCTTCATTTGGCCTGTATGAGAGGGGATGAGGAGATAGTGAAGCAGGTCCTGAAGCTACACTCTCTGAACATAAACTGTAGAGGATCGAAAGGGAGGACACCACTGCTGTTAGCAGCAGAATACGATTCATACAATGTGTTTGAATTGTTAATGGAGAGTGGAGCTGATCCTTCAGCAGTTAATAGAAATggtgacaatatccttcatgtgGCCTGTAAGGGAGACCGTGAGGAGATAGTGAAGCATGTCCTCAAGTTACACACTCTGGACATAAACTGTAGAGGAGATAAAGGGAAAACACCACTGCTGGTATCAGTAGAGTACAGTACATATGGCGTGTTTAAATTGCTACTAGAGGGTGGAGCGAATCTTTCAGCAGTAGATAATGATGGTAACAGCATCCTTCATTTCGCCTCTATGGGAGAAAATCAGGAAATAGTGAAGCATATCCTCAAGCTACACgttgtcgatataaactgtagagGGTCGAAAGGGATGACACCCCTGCTTTTAGCAGCAAGGCAAAGTACATTCGGTGTGTTTGAATTGCTACTAGACAGTGGAGCAGATCCTTCAGTAGTAAATAGTGATGGTGACAATGTCCTTCATTTGGCCTGTGTACAAGGAGatgaagacattgtgaaatatgtacTGTCACGGTGTATGGTAGATTTAACTACAAGGAATAATCAGGGCTTTGATGCAACGGAGATAGCGAGGGAACGTGATTTCTTATCAATAACAAAGTTACTGTTACAATACTGA